A region from the Triticum aestivum cultivar Chinese Spring chromosome 3D, IWGSC CS RefSeq v2.1, whole genome shotgun sequence genome encodes:
- the LOC123078907 gene encoding phosphoethanolamine N-methyltransferase 1: protein MDAAAAVAANGVLAKLEEEREAQKRYWEEHSRDLTVEAMMLDSRAADLDKEERPEILSLLPSYEGKSVLELGAGIGRFTGELAKTAGHVLAMDFIESVIKKNESINGHYKNASFMCADVTSPDLVIEDNSIDLIFSNWLLMYLSDAEVEKLVERMVKWLKVGGHIFFRESCFHQSGDSKRKVNPTHYREPRFYTKVFKEGHAIDQSGSSSELSLLTCKCVGAYVKNKKNQNQICWLWQKVKSTEDRGFQRFLDNVQYKTSGILRYERVFGQGFVSTGGIETTKEFVDLLDLKPGQKVLDVGCGIGGGDFYMAENYDVHVVGIDLSINMVSFALEHAIGRKCAVEFEVADCTTKTYPDNTFDVIYSRDTILHIQDKPALFRSFFKWLKPGGKVLISDYCRSPGKPSEEFAAYIKQRGYDLHNVEAYGQMLQNAGFHDVIAEDRTDQFLKVLQRELAEVEKNKDEFLADFGQEDYDDIVTGWNAKLQRSSAGEQRWGLFIGTK from the exons ATGGACGCCGCCGCCGCAGTCGCTGCCAACG GGGTGCTGGCGAAgctggaggaggagagggaggcgcagaaGAGGTACTGGGAGGAGCACTCCAGGGACCTCACCGTCGAGGCCATGATGCTCGACTCCCGCGCCGCCGATCTCGACAAGGAGGAGCGCCCCGAG ATACTGTCTTTACTTCCTTCATATGAAGGAAAATCAGTGCTGGAGCTTGGTGCTGGAATTGGTCGCTTTACTGGTGAACTGGCTAAGACAGCTGGGCATGTCCTCGCAATGGATTTCATTGAAAGTGTGATTAAAAAG AATGAAAGCATAAATGGCCATTACAAAAATGCATCCTTCATGTGTGCTGATGTTACATCTCCGGACCTGGTGATTGAGGATAACTCCATCGATCTCATATTTTCAAACTGGTTACTGATGTATCTTTCGGATGCGGAG GTTGAGAAGCTTGTAGAAAGAATGGTTAAATGGCTAAAAGTTGGTGGCCATATCTTCTTTAGAGAATCATGTTTCCATCAATCTGGAGACTCAAAAAGGAAAGTGAACCCGACACATTATCGTGAACCAAGGTTTTATACTAAG GTATTTAAAGAGGGCCATGCCATTGATCAGAGTGGGAGCTCCTCTGAACTTTCTCTACTTACTTGCAAGTGCGTTGGAGCTTATGTGAAGAACAAGAAGAATCAAAACCAG ATATGTTGGCTATGGCAAAAAGTCAAGTCAACAGAAGATCGGGGATTTCAAAGATTCTTGGATAATGTGCAGTACAAAACCAGTGGAATATTACGCTATGAGCGTGTTTTTGGGCAAGGTTTTGTGAGCACTGGTGGAATTG AGACTACAAAAGAATTTGTGGACTTGTTGGATCTTAAACCTGGGCAGAAGGTGCTTGATGTTGGATGTGGAATCGGTGGTGGTGATTTTTATATGGCCGAAAACTATGATGTTCATGTTGTTGGTATTGATCTTTCCATAAACATGGTTTCATTTGCACTCGAGCATGCTATTGGACGCAAGTGCGCAGTCGAGTTTGAAGTTGCTGATTGCACCACGAAGACATACCCAGACAATACATTTGACGTTATCTACAGCCGTGACACTATCCTTCACATACAA GATAAACCCGCTTTGTTTAGAAGTTTCTTCAAATGGCTAAAACCTGGGGGTAAGGTCCTAATCAGTGATTACTGTAGGAGTCCAGGAAAACCATCTGAAGAGTTTGCGGCATACATTAAGCAGAGGGGTTACGACCTTCATAATGTAGAGGCTTATGGACAG ATGCTACAGAATGCTGGTTTCCATGATGTCATTGCTGAAGACCGCACTGATCAG ttcctgaaagttttACAGAGGGAGCTAGCCGAAGTTGAAAAGAACAAAGATGAATTTCTGGCCGACTTCGGTCAG GAGGACTATGATGATATTGTGACTGGGTGGAACGCGAAACTTCAAAGGAGCTCTGCTGGTGAGCAGAGGTGGGGGCTGTTCATCGGGACCAAGTGA